One Hypnocyclicus thermotrophus DNA segment encodes these proteins:
- a CDS encoding ABC transporter substrate-binding protein gives MKKYFLITLFAILITTPSFAENIKKLKIATLKGPTGMGMAKLMEDYSNDYNFDIYSAPDQLIAKIIKKEVDIAAVPANLASILYNKTKGNIKVAAINTLGILYIAENGNNISSISNLENKTIYASGKGATPEFILNYFLKKNNLKNVNVVYLLNHSDIASSLVANKIDIALIPEPFLTIAQTKNSNIRVALDLNKEWEKITNNNKLTMGVIIINKSINNNKIDEFLIRYKNSINFVNNNPDLAANLIEKHNIFTNKKIIKNSIPNSNIVFIDMNEGEKYLNDFYKILFDFNPKLIGGKIPNENFYYKNN, from the coding sequence ATGAAAAAATATTTTTTGATTACACTTTTTGCTATTTTAATAACTACTCCATCTTTTGCAGAGAATATAAAAAAACTTAAAATTGCTACTTTAAAAGGTCCTACAGGTATGGGGATGGCTAAGTTAATGGAAGATTATTCTAATGATTATAATTTTGATATATATTCTGCACCTGATCAATTAATTGCTAAAATAATAAAAAAGGAAGTTGATATTGCTGCAGTCCCTGCAAATTTAGCATCTATCTTATATAATAAAACTAAGGGAAATATTAAAGTAGCGGCCATAAATACATTGGGAATTTTATATATTGCTGAAAACGGAAATAATATAAGTTCAATATCTAATTTAGAAAATAAAACTATATATGCTAGTGGAAAAGGAGCTACTCCTGAATTTATTTTAAATTATTTTTTAAAGAAAAATAATTTAAAAAATGTAAATGTAGTTTATTTATTAAATCATAGTGATATAGCGTCATCTCTAGTAGCTAATAAAATTGATATTGCTCTTATTCCTGAACCATTTCTAACAATTGCTCAAACTAAAAATTCTAATATAAGAGTTGCTCTAGATTTAAATAAAGAATGGGAAAAAATAACAAATAATAATAAACTAACTATGGGGGTAATTATTATTAATAAATCTATTAATAATAATAAAATTGATGAATTTTTAATTAGATATAAAAATTCTATTAATTTCGTAAATAATAATCCTGATTTAGCAGCTAATTTAATAGAAAAACACAATATATTTACAAATAAAAAAATTATAAAAAACTCTATTCCAAACAGTAATATTGTATTTATTGATATGAATGAAGGCGAAAAATATTTAAATGATTTTTATAAAATTTTATTTGATTTTAATCCAAAATTAATTGGGGGAAAAATTCCTAATGAAAACTTTTATTACAAAAATAATTAA
- a CDS encoding ABC transporter permease has product MKTFITKIIKKKIIILSWILIWGLIAKIVNNSILIPSPIETFKTLLSLVNKANFWYTIFFTVYRVLIGVLLSIFLGTFLSIFAIYSKILKDFFEPIITAIKSTPVMSFIVIALVWFKSGIVPIFINVLVCFPIIYTNILEGINSIDKKILNMAKLYKVKNIYIIKDIYIPATKNFLASGIIMSLGLGFKVTIASEILSVPRYSIGLNLLESKTLLETQELFAWTIIIVFLSLLFEGLFKFYLKYKRGNFKNE; this is encoded by the coding sequence ATGAAAACTTTTATTACAAAAATAATTAAAAAAAAAATTATTATTTTATCATGGATATTAATATGGGGATTAATCGCCAAAATAGTAAATAATTCCATATTAATACCTTCTCCAATAGAAACTTTTAAAACTCTATTATCCCTTGTAAATAAGGCTAACTTTTGGTATACAATTTTTTTTACTGTATATAGAGTATTAATTGGTGTTTTATTATCTATATTTTTAGGAACTTTTTTAAGTATATTTGCAATTTATTCAAAAATATTAAAAGATTTTTTTGAGCCAATTATTACTGCTATAAAATCAACTCCTGTTATGTCTTTTATTGTAATTGCATTAGTATGGTTTAAGTCTGGGATTGTTCCTATATTTATAAATGTATTAGTATGTTTTCCAATAATTTATACAAATATTTTAGAAGGAATAAACTCTATTGATAAAAAAATACTTAATATGGCAAAATTATATAAAGTGAAAAACATTTATATTATAAAAGATATTTATATTCCAGCAACTAAAAATTTTCTTGCTTCTGGGATCATTATGTCTTTAGGACTTGGATTTAAAGTGACTATTGCATCTGAAATTTTAAGTGTCCCAAGATATTCTATAGGTCTTAATTTGCTAGAAAGTAAAACATTGCTTGAAACTCAAGAACTTTTTGCATGGACAATAATTATTGTATTTTTAAGTCTACTATTTGAAGGTTTATTTAAATTTTATCTAAAATATAAGCGAGGGAATTTTAAAAATGAATAA
- a CDS encoding ABC transporter ATP-binding protein, with amino-acid sequence MNNSIKLISIDKKYNNEIIFKNFSIEFEENKIHIIFGPSGIGKTTLLNIIAQIEDFDKGKIINNHTVSYVFQEDRLLPWLNVYENIEFVLKSIINKKNREKIIKNNLKLVKLENHLYKFPNELSGGMQRRVALARAFSYPSSLLLMDEPFKGLDLKLKKEIISDFLNLYKSSNKTIILVTHDIKEAKLLNGIIYDISKLKKISTL; translated from the coding sequence ATGAATAACTCTATAAAATTAATTAGTATTGATAAAAAATATAATAATGAAATAATTTTTAAAAACTTTTCTATTGAATTTGAAGAAAATAAAATACATATAATTTTTGGTCCTTCTGGAATCGGTAAAACTACTTTATTAAATATAATTGCTCAAATTGAAGATTTTGATAAAGGTAAAATTATAAATAATCACACTGTCTCATACGTATTCCAAGAAGATAGGTTACTTCCTTGGTTAAATGTATATGAAAATATTGAATTTGTATTAAAATCAATAATAAATAAAAAAAATCGAGAAAAAATTATTAAAAATAATTTAAAATTAGTAAAGCTTGAAAATCATTTATATAAATTTCCTAATGAACTTAGTGGAGGAATGCAACGAAGAGTAGCTTTAGCAAGAGCTTTTTCTTATCCTAGTAGTCTACTTTTGATGGATGAACCTTTTAAAGGTCTTGATTTGAAATTAAAAAAAGAAATCATTTCTGATTTTTTAAATTTATATAAATCATCTAATAAAACTATTATTTTAGTAACACATGATATTAAAGAAGCTAAACTTTTGAATGGAATAATTTATGATATTAGTAAATTAAAAAAAATTTCAACTCTTTAA
- a CDS encoding sensor domain-containing diguanylate cyclase: MENIYEALKKEINNLKNSTSTLNSDKVTISIKNIENSIDFLFEKAMKEKLNSEKIVKNFFEKKEVFEIIFDNIDIGLFIINVVNNEFYVESINRAYEKATGFKKDDVKNKNIKEIVDTKLYSAFTSNYQECINKKEPLEYEEILFVNSKRTYWFTKLIPLIENEKVIKIIGTSVPITEYKASEKEAKKRESFLKTLLDTIPNPIFYKDENLRYLGCNKAFEDILRLRLEDIIGKNVFELSSRELAEEYHKKDIELLKNPYKQQYEAQIKNANDQYRDVLFYKAVYEIDGEIAGIIGTILDITEIKNYQRILKELSLQDELTQIYNKRGIKELSQSMYRELIRNKGTLGILMIDIDNFKKYNDTYGHPEGDVCLSKIAQTIKESCNRPRDLVGRYGGEEFIVFLPNTDIKGTIVVAERILKKIRNLKIPHKTSPTADVVTVSIGVLNVLCDKNIDLDTHIFMVDNLLYKAKKNGRNRYEV, from the coding sequence ATGGAAAATATTTATGAAGCTTTAAAAAAAGAAATTAATAATCTAAAAAATTCTACATCTACCTTAAATAGTGATAAAGTGACTATCTCTATTAAGAATATTGAAAATTCTATTGATTTTTTATTTGAAAAAGCTATGAAAGAAAAACTTAATTCAGAAAAGATAGTTAAAAATTTTTTTGAAAAAAAAGAAGTTTTTGAGATTATTTTTGATAATATTGATATTGGATTATTTATTATTAATGTTGTTAATAATGAATTTTATGTGGAGTCTATAAACAGAGCTTATGAAAAGGCTACTGGTTTTAAAAAAGATGATGTAAAAAATAAAAATATTAAAGAAATAGTAGATACAAAGTTATACTCCGCTTTTACTTCTAATTACCAAGAATGTATAAATAAAAAAGAACCTTTAGAATATGAAGAAATTTTATTTGTTAATTCAAAACGAACATATTGGTTTACTAAACTTATACCTCTTATAGAAAATGAAAAAGTTATTAAAATTATAGGTACTTCTGTTCCTATCACTGAATATAAAGCCTCTGAAAAAGAAGCTAAAAAAAGAGAATCCTTTTTAAAAACTCTTTTAGACACAATTCCAAATCCTATATTCTATAAAGATGAAAATTTAAGATATTTAGGTTGCAATAAAGCCTTTGAAGATATATTAAGGCTTAGACTTGAAGATATTATTGGTAAAAATGTATTTGAGTTATCTTCTAGAGAATTAGCTGAAGAATATCATAAAAAAGATATTGAACTTTTAAAAAATCCATACAAACAGCAATATGAAGCTCAGATTAAAAACGCAAATGATCAATATAGAGATGTATTATTTTATAAAGCAGTTTATGAAATTGACGGTGAGATAGCTGGTATTATAGGTACAATTCTTGATATTACAGAAATTAAAAATTATCAAAGAATACTAAAAGAATTATCATTACAAGATGAGTTAACTCAAATATATAATAAACGTGGTATCAAAGAACTTAGCCAATCTATGTATAGAGAATTAATTAGAAATAAAGGAACTCTTGGAATACTTATGATAGATATAGATAATTTTAAAAAATATAATGATACTTATGGACATCCAGAAGGTGATGTCTGTTTAAGTAAGATAGCTCAAACCATAAAAGAATCTTGTAATAGACCTCGAGATCTAGTTGGAAGATATGGTGGTGAAGAATTTATTGTGTTTTTACCTAATACTGATATTAAAGGGACTATTGTAGTTGCAGAAAGAATTCTTAAAAAGATTAGAAACTTAAAAATCCCTCATAAAACTTCACCTACTGCAGACGTTGTTACTGTAAGTATTGGTGTTCTAAATGTTCTTTGTGATAAAAACATTGATTTAGATACACATATATTTATGGTAGATAATTTACTTTATAAAGCTAAAAAAAATGGAAGAAATAGATACGAGGTGTAA